A stretch of Cytophagales bacterium DNA encodes these proteins:
- a CDS encoding stage II sporulation protein M has protein sequence MRQAVFVKQNEEKWKSYEARSQQLQGVSTDEVAEMYVHLTEDLAYAKAKYPDTQLYQYLAELTLKVHHHLYRNKPEQKSRFVTFWTRELPQVLYESRENLLYAFLIMAVGVAIGALSASNDAGFARLILGDPYVEMTYENIETGDPMAVYKGHSESSMFFMITINNIRVSFFAFAAGLMFSLGTAYVLFTNGVMIGVFHYLFFSRGLFDETILTIWIHGTLEISAIIIAGAAGLSMGNGLLFPGNYPRMHAFKVGARRGLKIILSLVPFFIVAGFLESVVTRNTHWPLWAKLLIIGISLIIVIFYLVGLPMMRKHKMEEEPSE, from the coding sequence ATGCGGCAGGCCGTATTTGTCAAACAGAACGAAGAAAAATGGAAATCCTACGAAGCCAGGTCCCAGCAATTGCAGGGCGTGTCTACGGATGAGGTTGCTGAGATGTATGTGCACCTTACGGAAGACCTGGCTTATGCCAAAGCCAAATATCCGGATACCCAGTTGTATCAATACCTTGCGGAACTGACCCTCAAAGTTCATCACCATCTCTATCGGAACAAGCCCGAGCAAAAGAGTAGATTCGTTACTTTCTGGACCCGGGAACTTCCTCAAGTGCTTTATGAGTCCAGGGAAAACTTGTTGTACGCCTTTCTGATTATGGCTGTCGGTGTTGCTATTGGCGCCCTATCTGCTTCCAATGATGCTGGTTTTGCCCGGTTGATCCTGGGAGATCCGTATGTGGAAATGACCTATGAAAACATAGAGACTGGAGATCCTATGGCGGTTTATAAAGGGCATTCAGAGTCGTCCATGTTTTTTATGATCACCATCAATAACATCCGTGTTTCTTTCTTTGCTTTTGCTGCCGGATTGATGTTTAGCCTCGGCACAGCCTATGTACTCTTTACCAACGGCGTGATGATTGGTGTTTTTCATTACCTGTTTTTTTCACGAGGGTTGTTTGATGAAACCATATTAACCATTTGGATCCATGGAACATTGGAAATATCCGCGATCATTATTGCAGGAGCCGCGGGTTTATCGATGGGTAATGGCTTGCTTTTTCCAGGAAATTACCCCAGAATGCATGCCTTCAAAGTAGGAGCCAGGCGAGGGCTGAAAATCATTCTCAGTCTGGTGCCTTTCTTTATCGTAGCTGGCTTTCTGGAATCAGTCGTTACCCGAAACACTCATTGGCCTCTTTGGGCAAAACTTTTGATCATTGGCATTTCTTTGATCATTGTTATTTTCTACCTTGTAGGACTTCCTATGATGAGGAAGCATAAGATGGAGGAAGAACCGAGTGAATAA
- a CDS encoding PadR family transcriptional regulator, with the protein MKETRLGEFEEVILLLVGILDQQAYAFNIAEEFEKQSGRPVAIGAVHSTLNRLEKKGFLTSAMGGATKERGGRRKRIYTITAYGQQILQDAKNFRISLWSQYPALQGGLKFSV; encoded by the coding sequence ATGAAAGAAACACGACTTGGCGAATTTGAAGAAGTGATTTTATTACTGGTAGGTATCCTGGATCAGCAAGCTTATGCCTTCAACATTGCAGAGGAGTTTGAGAAGCAATCCGGTCGCCCAGTGGCCATTGGTGCGGTTCATTCCACACTGAATCGGTTGGAAAAGAAAGGATTTCTAACCTCCGCCATGGGTGGAGCCACCAAAGAAAGAGGTGGACGAAGAAAGCGCATTTACACCATCACCGCTTACGGTCAGCAGATCCTTCAGGATGCCAAAAACTTCAGAATTTCGCTTTGGAGTCAATACCCTGCCTTGCAGGGAGGACTTAAGTTTTCAGTTTAA
- a CDS encoding PD-(D/E)XK nuclease family protein: MQTFLQEVAQHVLTQHKDHLDQVTIIFPNRRAGLFFRKAIGQLIDKPIWMPRVTSLEDFILFHSELEKIDTLEAILRLYDVYKAQQPREESFDRFFFWGEMILRDFDEIDQYLVEADQLFTSIKSQKELDEEFYFLDEEELKVIRSFWSTFLPDASKTQMAFLETWKILKPIYHQFKTHLSESGKGYGGQIYRLFWEALKNDQVTIQGRLILAGFNALTSAEERIIKLLVEKNNTEILWDLDAHYLEDDKQEAGHFLRLYRKDTLLGKTFPEAPPKAIAAPKKFKAIGVSLEVGQVKAMAEHLETLASSPDFVPEQTVIVIPNEYMLFPLLHAIPPSIEQLNITMGYPMKDTPVFSLLESLLQLQSSARENVVNGSSFYHRPVIEILGHPLILPIAEEAGEMITEDITKRNLIFVYQSELKLPKRLFELIFAKPIKPLVYLLDILKELHHCWKDQGNDLELEFISRFYQHTAKLEEMIGQKAEQLSYDFLIKLFRRLSRSLKIPFGGEPLEGLQIMGVLETRNLDFENVFILNMNEGSWPAPPKKGSFIPYNIRKAFDLPVFEHQDSIYAYLFYRLLQRSKQVWFYYNTVSEFNVNGEISRYIRQLGFETEHEIDYQILANPIAITPAQPINIEKSPEVMFKLGRFQVRPGEWTPRLTPSALDTYLYCRLRFYFKYVQELYEPDELQEELSPMVFGNILHDAMEILYKQFIKKNKRPIIEPNDFFGLESGVDGAINKAFIKHYDVKNETKFKLEGRNIIAAEIIRKTALKILHFDQQYAPFKIIGLETSTKDGYTLDYPVTVNGKTLTIGIKGKIDRLDQKQGKVRVIDYKTGKDAKEFGSVSSMIDRDDPKRNKAAFQVFFYSYLFYKTYKGEYTQIEPGLFNSRDLFDDKFSWQLVEKAGRSAHSVNEFRDYLESFEEIVTELLTEIYDAEVPFNQVEDESKCRFCPYKEICGRG, encoded by the coding sequence ATGCAAACATTCCTTCAGGAAGTAGCTCAACATGTGCTGACCCAACACAAGGATCATCTTGATCAGGTAACGATCATCTTTCCGAACCGAAGGGCAGGACTATTTTTCCGAAAAGCCATTGGGCAACTGATTGACAAGCCCATCTGGATGCCTCGAGTTACAAGTCTGGAGGATTTCATACTGTTTCATTCCGAGCTGGAAAAGATCGATACTCTGGAAGCAATCTTGAGACTGTATGATGTCTACAAAGCCCAACAGCCCCGAGAAGAATCATTTGACCGTTTCTTTTTCTGGGGTGAAATGATCCTACGCGATTTCGATGAAATTGATCAGTATCTGGTTGAAGCGGATCAGCTGTTCACTTCGATCAAGAGTCAGAAAGAATTGGATGAGGAATTCTATTTTCTTGATGAAGAAGAACTGAAAGTCATTCGGTCGTTCTGGAGCACATTCCTTCCTGATGCTTCAAAAACGCAAATGGCTTTTCTGGAAACCTGGAAAATACTAAAGCCCATTTACCATCAATTCAAGACGCATTTGTCCGAATCAGGCAAAGGCTATGGTGGTCAAATCTATCGTCTGTTTTGGGAAGCTTTGAAAAACGATCAAGTGACCATTCAAGGACGATTGATCCTTGCCGGATTCAATGCCCTGACCAGTGCGGAAGAACGAATCATCAAACTGCTGGTCGAAAAGAACAATACGGAAATTCTCTGGGACCTGGATGCGCATTACCTCGAAGATGATAAGCAGGAGGCCGGGCATTTCTTAAGGCTATATCGAAAAGACACGCTACTCGGCAAGACATTCCCTGAAGCGCCACCCAAAGCCATCGCTGCACCGAAGAAGTTTAAAGCGATCGGTGTTTCATTAGAAGTGGGACAAGTAAAAGCCATGGCGGAGCACCTGGAAACATTGGCTTCTTCACCAGATTTTGTACCGGAGCAAACGGTGATTGTAATCCCCAACGAGTACATGTTGTTTCCATTGCTTCATGCGATACCTCCGAGCATCGAACAACTGAACATTACCATGGGCTATCCGATGAAAGACACGCCTGTGTTCAGTTTGCTGGAGAGCTTGCTCCAATTACAAAGTTCCGCCCGGGAAAATGTGGTTAATGGAAGCTCTTTTTATCACCGGCCGGTGATTGAGATTCTGGGACACCCACTCATCCTGCCTATCGCTGAAGAAGCGGGAGAAATGATCACTGAAGACATTACCAAACGCAACCTGATCTTTGTCTATCAATCCGAGCTCAAACTTCCTAAGCGCTTATTCGAGCTGATCTTTGCCAAACCGATCAAACCGCTGGTCTATTTATTGGACATTCTCAAAGAATTGCACCATTGCTGGAAGGATCAGGGAAATGACCTGGAATTAGAGTTCATCAGCCGGTTCTATCAACACACCGCAAAACTGGAAGAAATGATCGGTCAAAAAGCCGAGCAGTTGAGTTATGACTTCCTGATCAAGCTGTTCCGGAGACTATCCAGAAGTCTGAAAATTCCTTTCGGTGGAGAACCTCTGGAAGGGCTACAGATCATGGGGGTACTGGAAACAAGGAACCTGGATTTTGAAAATGTATTTATTCTGAACATGAACGAGGGTAGCTGGCCAGCTCCTCCGAAAAAAGGATCGTTCATTCCCTACAATATCCGAAAGGCTTTTGACCTTCCAGTCTTTGAACATCAGGACTCGATCTATGCCTATTTGTTTTACCGATTATTGCAGCGGTCCAAACAAGTTTGGTTTTACTACAATACCGTATCGGAGTTCAATGTGAATGGAGAAATCAGTCGCTACATCCGACAGCTGGGATTTGAAACCGAACATGAGATAGATTATCAGATCCTGGCCAATCCCATAGCGATTACGCCTGCACAGCCCATTAATATCGAAAAGTCACCTGAAGTCATGTTCAAATTGGGCCGATTCCAGGTAAGGCCTGGAGAATGGACACCTCGGCTAACTCCTTCAGCCCTGGACACGTATCTGTATTGTCGATTGCGGTTTTATTTCAAATATGTACAAGAGCTTTATGAGCCTGATGAATTGCAGGAAGAATTAAGCCCTATGGTCTTCGGCAACATCCTGCATGATGCCATGGAGATCCTTTACAAGCAATTCATCAAGAAAAACAAACGTCCAATCATAGAACCCAATGACTTCTTCGGACTGGAAAGTGGTGTAGATGGAGCGATCAATAAAGCCTTCATCAAACACTACGATGTAAAGAACGAGACCAAGTTCAAACTGGAGGGGCGAAACATCATCGCGGCAGAAATCATTAGAAAGACCGCCCTAAAAATCCTGCACTTCGATCAGCAGTATGCACCTTTCAAGATCATTGGCCTGGAAACCAGTACCAAAGACGGATATACTTTGGACTACCCGGTGACCGTCAATGGAAAAACCCTCACCATTGGGATCAAAGGGAAGATCGACCGACTGGATCAGAAGCAAGGGAAGGTCCGGGTCATTGATTACAAAACCGGAAAAGATGCCAAAGAATTCGGTAGTGTATCGTCCATGATCGATCGAGATGATCCCAAGCGCAATAAAGCCGCATTTCAGGTCTTTTTCTACAGCTACTTGTTTTACAAAACCTACAAAGGAGAATACACACAGATTGAACCAGGCCTATTTAATAGCCGGGACTTGTTTGACGATAAATTCAGTTGGCAGCTGGTAGAAAAAGCGGGACGAAGTGCTCATTCGGTCAATGAGTTCCGAGATTATCTGGAGTCTTTCGAGGAGATCGTAACAGAATTACTAACAGAGATCTATGATGCTGAGGTGCCTTTCAATCAGGTGGAAGACGAAAGCAAATGTCGTTTTTGTCCTTACAAAGAGATCTGCGGACGGGGATAA
- a CDS encoding ABC transporter permease: protein MHPSNIQPPRLAAQLLKWLLKEELLEEISGDLLERYEIKIQQYPSWRARLHYWYQVIHYLRPFAIRQPLVFNSTFFIMFKNYLLIATRNLTKHKFHSSINILSLAIGIAACLVIYLFIADERSFDSIHQKNIYRLCEVQSFPGTNTQNVALSMSAMGPTLNAEYPALKQFTRYWNRGKRIFEIDEKQIAIESVAFVDSTFFHVFDFPLLSGDKSEVLVEPKSLVVSEESAMKLLGKLDVIGESVILWDQSFKITGVMQDIPENAHLQFDVLVSIATQLEDNPDFNNQWGSNFLITYFEIDEGADIEQLETQFAEILPERSGWAEMNDMIITYLQPLSEVHLGSTDTQHDYQNYRKFNGAYLDIFSLVGIFILVIAGVNFMNLSTARASKRAKEVGIRKSVGAYKPQLFWQFIVESTLLAMGALVLGVLIDVIALPFLNVAVDRQLSLMTILTDPMLLLMVLAVVIALGMLAGLYPSLHLSSFKPAVVLKGSAMTDRKSILRSSLVVTQFSLVLAMIVATFIVLNQLNFMRSKDIGFDTEQMLLIEMGGSSNEKFDVIKSEIKALSHVSGVTASGQRLGNNLHQWGFKVAADTGVIDMTTSNTWVDYDYLEVYGIELLAGRGFSKDHARDDGLSFVINESLAKELPFEDPLGKSVGHGFYPNDSLGTVIGITRDFNYNSLHHEVNTLSLVVHEEWGFDEMSVKITGNVDAAVREVEEIWRTHVPEYPFSYTFLDDHFDELYKSDQQMSTVVSIIAVLSILIGSLGLFGLSAISVERRIKEVGVRKVLGASISQILVILSSHFAWLILISFLIAAPATYYFLFQWLENFAFRVEINPMIFLLGGFLAFAIAMLTISFHTLRAANTNPVRSLRYE from the coding sequence ATGCACCCTTCCAATATCCAACCTCCAAGACTTGCTGCACAACTGCTAAAGTGGTTGCTCAAGGAAGAATTGCTGGAAGAGATATCGGGCGATCTACTAGAACGATACGAAATAAAAATTCAACAATATCCGTCCTGGCGTGCGCGTCTGCACTATTGGTATCAGGTCATTCATTACCTGCGTCCGTTCGCCATTCGGCAACCTTTGGTCTTCAACTCAACATTTTTCATCATGTTCAAAAACTATTTATTGATTGCCACACGCAATCTGACAAAGCACAAATTTCATAGCAGCATCAACATCCTGAGTCTGGCAATTGGAATAGCGGCCTGTCTGGTGATTTATCTTTTCATCGCTGACGAACGAAGCTTCGATTCCATTCACCAGAAAAACATCTACCGCTTGTGTGAGGTGCAAAGTTTCCCCGGAACCAATACCCAAAATGTGGCTTTATCCATGTCAGCGATGGGCCCAACTTTGAATGCGGAGTATCCAGCACTCAAGCAGTTCACCCGCTATTGGAACAGGGGTAAACGCATCTTTGAAATTGATGAAAAGCAAATCGCTATTGAAAGTGTAGCGTTTGTGGACAGTACATTCTTTCATGTTTTTGATTTTCCCTTGCTTTCAGGAGATAAGTCCGAAGTATTGGTGGAACCTAAAAGTCTGGTGGTTAGTGAGGAATCCGCCATGAAACTTTTGGGTAAACTGGACGTGATCGGGGAGAGCGTCATACTATGGGACCAGTCTTTTAAAATAACTGGTGTCATGCAGGATATCCCTGAAAACGCTCATTTGCAATTTGATGTACTCGTTTCCATTGCGACACAGTTGGAGGACAATCCGGACTTCAACAACCAATGGGGATCGAATTTTCTGATCACTTACTTCGAAATTGATGAGGGAGCAGACATTGAGCAACTGGAGACGCAATTTGCAGAAATACTGCCCGAGAGATCCGGCTGGGCCGAAATGAATGATATGATCATTACCTATTTGCAACCACTTTCGGAGGTGCATTTAGGCTCCACAGATACACAACACGATTACCAGAACTATCGCAAATTCAATGGTGCTTATCTGGATATCTTTTCATTGGTGGGCATTTTTATTTTGGTGATTGCAGGTGTAAACTTCATGAACCTTTCCACTGCACGGGCCAGTAAACGTGCCAAGGAGGTAGGCATCCGAAAATCAGTCGGCGCTTATAAGCCACAATTGTTTTGGCAGTTCATTGTTGAGTCTACTTTGCTGGCAATGGGAGCGCTGGTCTTAGGTGTGCTGATTGATGTCATTGCCTTGCCGTTCCTTAATGTAGCGGTAGATCGTCAACTATCCTTAATGACCATATTGACAGATCCCATGTTGTTGTTGATGGTATTAGCGGTGGTCATCGCTCTGGGGATGCTGGCCGGGCTATATCCTTCTCTGCACTTGTCCTCTTTCAAGCCAGCTGTGGTACTCAAAGGAAGTGCCATGACTGATCGAAAGTCTATACTTCGAAGCTCTTTGGTGGTTACTCAATTTAGTCTGGTCCTGGCAATGATTGTGGCCACATTCATTGTATTGAATCAACTCAATTTCATGCGGAGTAAAGACATTGGTTTTGATACTGAACAAATGTTGTTGATCGAAATGGGGGGCAGCTCCAATGAGAAATTTGATGTGATCAAATCCGAGATCAAAGCATTAAGTCACGTGAGCGGCGTGACCGCCTCTGGTCAGCGGTTGGGAAACAACCTTCATCAATGGGGCTTTAAAGTTGCTGCAGATACAGGAGTCATTGACATGACGACCTCCAATACCTGGGTGGACTATGACTACCTCGAAGTATACGGTATTGAATTGCTGGCAGGAAGGGGCTTTTCTAAAGACCATGCACGTGATGATGGACTTTCATTTGTGATCAATGAGTCATTGGCGAAGGAATTGCCTTTTGAAGATCCGCTGGGTAAAAGTGTAGGTCATGGATTTTACCCAAACGATTCACTAGGTACGGTGATCGGAATTACCAGGGACTTTAATTACAATTCCCTGCATCATGAAGTCAATACTTTGTCACTGGTGGTTCATGAAGAATGGGGTTTCGATGAGATGTCTGTGAAAATCACTGGAAATGTTGATGCAGCGGTTAGAGAAGTAGAAGAAATTTGGAGAACTCACGTGCCGGAATATCCATTCAGCTACACATTCCTGGACGATCACTTTGATGAATTGTATAAATCCGATCAGCAGATGAGCACGGTCGTCTCCATCATTGCCGTTCTCTCGATTCTGATCGGTAGTTTGGGCTTATTCGGCTTGTCTGCTATTTCTGTTGAGAGACGTATCAAAGAAGTAGGGGTAAGAAAAGTACTGGGAGCATCCATTAGCCAGATACTGGTGATCCTTTCTTCGCATTTTGCCTGGCTGATCCTGATTTCCTTTCTCATCGCGGCTCCGGCAACGTATTACTTCTTGTTCCAATGGCTGGAAAACTTTGCATTCCGAGTGGAGATCAACCCGATGATCTTCCTACTGGGAGGCTTCCTGGCATTTGCCATCGCCATGCTGACCATTAGCTTTCACACTTTGCGTGCGGCGAATACCAATCCGGTGAGGTCGTTGAGGTACGAATAG
- a CDS encoding DUF4129 domain-containing protein has product MKTSNSVFLFCGLVLFLFWGHPAYANNTVSDSLAQQTVTVAPALRQFDQEALADYKEDSAFDYSSEMAAGPSWFGIFLFWLLSQLAEILGEENAAWLMDNLFKLVVILIVIFGVVLIIRMRYGPLMIGTGEKGGPIPVVAELEEEKDYEQLFQQTLSAGDRKLAARYLYIKTLQAMHRKGVVKLMKWKTVLEYTEELPSEKRPLFQKIGLLFESTWYGDYEPTEQDFEAGISSSNQLIN; this is encoded by the coding sequence TTGAAAACATCAAATAGCGTTTTTCTTTTTTGTGGACTGGTGTTGTTCCTTTTCTGGGGCCATCCTGCATATGCTAATAATACTGTTTCAGACAGTCTTGCTCAACAAACAGTCACAGTTGCTCCGGCGTTACGTCAATTCGACCAGGAAGCCTTGGCGGATTATAAGGAAGATTCAGCATTTGATTATTCTTCAGAAATGGCTGCCGGACCATCCTGGTTTGGAATTTTTCTGTTTTGGCTGTTGAGTCAACTGGCGGAGATCCTCGGAGAAGAGAATGCAGCGTGGTTAATGGATAACTTGTTCAAACTGGTGGTTATTCTCATAGTCATCTTTGGAGTGGTATTGATCATTCGAATGCGCTACGGCCCTTTGATGATAGGGACTGGTGAAAAGGGAGGCCCGATTCCAGTGGTAGCTGAACTCGAAGAGGAAAAGGACTATGAACAGCTTTTTCAACAGACTTTGAGTGCTGGTGACCGTAAACTAGCCGCCCGGTACCTGTATATCAAGACCCTGCAAGCCATGCATCGAAAGGGAGTGGTCAAACTCATGAAGTGGAAAACCGTACTGGAATATACCGAAGAACTCCCTTCTGAAAAACGGCCACTATTCCAGAAAATCGGATTGCTATTCGAGTCAACATGGTATGGGGACTATGAACCAACGGAACAAGATTTTGAAGCGGGAATTTCATCATCAAATCAATTGATCAATTGA
- a CDS encoding DUF58 domain-containing protein → MQIVLIVLFVLGYYFPVIYSVAQLLFAVDMVVLVIDFWLLFGQKGYVEVQRHAQDRLSNGDVNTINLSIQSHYRIPVSLVILDELPDQLQIRDFEMTLDLKPGVLCDLSYDIIPKTRGEYHFGVTNVLVSSLLGMIQKREKAGEEVTIRVYPSFIHINQLELAAISQQLQVQGQKRVQKVGNSQEFDSIRSYVLGDDPRHINWKATARKNTLQVNHFTDEKSQGVYCLLDKSRSMQMPFEGMTLLDYAINATLVLSHVALRKGDRAGLISFEGEPSSFVKANRQANQIHKLMEALYHEQTSFSEVDYTSLYTFCHKNINQRSLCLLFTNFESKHSLERQLPYLKMLNRQHLLLVIFFRNTEVDLVMEEESSSIEGIYQKAIAAQMIREKELIHEKLHHAGILSLYTTPQNLSVEVLNRYIQIKNRRVL, encoded by the coding sequence TTGCAGATAGTACTGATCGTACTGTTCGTGCTCGGCTATTATTTTCCGGTCATTTACAGCGTCGCTCAATTACTGTTTGCTGTTGATATGGTCGTGTTGGTCATTGACTTTTGGCTGCTGTTTGGTCAAAAAGGGTATGTGGAGGTGCAGCGTCATGCACAAGATCGCCTCTCCAATGGAGATGTCAATACCATTAATCTGTCCATTCAAAGCCATTATCGGATCCCGGTCTCCCTTGTGATCCTTGATGAATTACCCGATCAATTACAGATCAGGGATTTTGAGATGACATTGGATTTGAAACCAGGAGTTTTGTGTGACCTATCGTACGATATCATTCCAAAGACCCGCGGCGAATACCACTTTGGTGTCACCAACGTTTTGGTCAGTAGTCTCCTTGGGATGATACAGAAACGAGAAAAGGCCGGCGAGGAAGTGACCATTAGGGTTTATCCTTCTTTTATCCATATCAACCAATTGGAATTGGCGGCCATTTCCCAGCAGTTACAAGTGCAGGGGCAAAAGCGCGTACAGAAAGTGGGTAACAGTCAGGAATTTGATAGCATTCGCAGTTATGTGCTAGGAGATGATCCACGCCATATCAACTGGAAGGCTACCGCTAGAAAGAATACCCTGCAGGTCAACCATTTTACCGATGAAAAATCGCAGGGCGTTTATTGTTTGCTCGACAAAAGTCGTTCCATGCAGATGCCCTTTGAAGGCATGACCCTGCTGGATTATGCCATCAATGCGACCCTGGTTTTGAGTCATGTGGCCCTCCGAAAAGGGGACCGGGCAGGGTTGATCTCCTTTGAGGGAGAGCCTTCATCCTTTGTGAAAGCCAACCGTCAGGCCAACCAGATCCATAAATTGATGGAAGCCTTGTATCACGAGCAAACCTCTTTTTCGGAAGTGGATTATACTTCGCTCTATACCTTTTGCCACAAAAACATCAATCAGCGAAGTTTATGCTTACTGTTCACCAACTTTGAATCGAAGCATTCGCTGGAGCGTCAATTACCTTACCTGAAAATGCTCAACCGTCAGCACCTTTTGCTGGTAATCTTTTTTCGAAATACCGAAGTAGACCTGGTAATGGAGGAGGAATCCTCTTCGATTGAAGGTATCTATCAAAAGGCCATTGCAGCTCAAATGATCCGGGAAAAGGAATTGATCCATGAAAAACTACACCATGCGGGTATCCTAAGCTTATACACCACACCACAAAACCTGAGCGTGGAAGTCTTGAATCGCTACATTCAAATTAAGAATCGTAGGGTTTTATAA
- a CDS encoding MoxR family ATPase, whose product MDLSTFSQKTETIKAEAAKALIGQQKMLDLLLTALFARGHVLIEGVPGVAKTLTSRLMAAITESDFKRIQFTPDLMPSDILGTSIFNLKEQNFEYKKGPVFANLVLIDEINRAPAKTQASLFEVMEEKQVTNDGIVYPMEGIFMVIATQNPVEQEGTYKLPEAQLDRFLFKINVDYPTLEEEQQILELINKQDGFKKLAFIEKVLSKEEVAGIQEFIGGILIKPDLLKYIATLVQHTREHPSLYLGASPRASIDLMNASRAFAAIKGRDYTTPEDIQYLLRPVIEHRVVLTPEAELQGVTLEEISRQIIQQVEVPK is encoded by the coding sequence ATGGATCTATCCACCTTTTCACAGAAAACCGAAACCATCAAGGCTGAAGCAGCCAAGGCGCTTATTGGACAGCAGAAAATGCTTGATTTGTTGCTGACCGCCTTATTTGCCAGAGGCCATGTGCTGATCGAAGGGGTACCCGGTGTTGCAAAGACCCTCACTTCAAGATTGATGGCCGCCATCACGGAATCGGATTTTAAGAGGATACAATTTACTCCGGACCTGATGCCTTCAGATATCCTGGGCACTTCCATCTTTAATCTGAAGGAGCAGAACTTTGAATATAAGAAAGGGCCGGTTTTTGCCAACCTGGTGCTTATCGATGAGATTAACCGCGCACCTGCGAAAACCCAGGCATCATTGTTCGAAGTAATGGAAGAGAAGCAGGTCACGAATGATGGTATTGTCTATCCTATGGAAGGTATTTTCATGGTCATTGCCACCCAAAACCCTGTAGAGCAGGAGGGAACGTATAAGTTGCCTGAAGCCCAACTGGACCGTTTCCTGTTCAAGATCAATGTTGATTATCCTACCTTAGAAGAAGAACAACAGATCCTGGAATTGATCAACAAACAAGATGGCTTCAAAAAACTGGCGTTTATTGAAAAGGTACTGTCCAAAGAAGAAGTAGCTGGTATACAGGAGTTCATAGGTGGAATCCTGATCAAGCCAGATTTATTGAAATACATCGCGACATTGGTGCAGCATACCCGTGAACATCCGAGTTTGTATTTAGGTGCTTCACCAAGAGCATCGATTGATCTGATGAACGCTTCACGGGCTTTTGCGGCTATTAAAGGAAGAGATTATACGACGCCTGAAGATATTCAGTATTTATTAAGGCCAGTCATCGAACATAGGGTGGTACTTACTCCTGAAGCAGAATTACAAGGAGTCACGCTTGAGGAGATCAGCAGGCAGATCATTCAACAAGTAGAGGTGCCGAAATAG
- a CDS encoding DUF4350 domain-containing protein gives MSKERWIYIFIGVLFLLYVLIQYYSPTPRVWAPTYDVKDKEPYGAFILGERLPDLFTGEVTFSSTTLYQEKERQGNVLILTEEFAPSETDLNAIHERLEQGHSVLIAATQFSGRMQDSLNVRTNVKGQRLIPIYSDTLELHFNDESHGYSSALVYGEFTRLGEDWETLAKAGRPVLIRRNIGNGQLILCSAPLLFSNYGMLQNSAFAAFALSQLDERGVHYTQYYHAGRRENTSPFRYVLTERALTWALYLTLVTLICFLIINSRRKQRPTPVLAPPENTTVHFIKTMGALFFREKKHAKAAQKLAAYFFLDLQKRYFVKPAFTEKYYQFITSKTGLDKAEVIRTFEQIEALPKTTYMASEDLRNFQDRLRKFNYQR, from the coding sequence TTGAGTAAAGAACGCTGGATATACATCTTCATCGGAGTACTGTTCTTACTATACGTGCTGATACAATACTATTCCCCAACTCCAAGGGTTTGGGCGCCGACCTATGATGTAAAGGACAAAGAGCCATATGGTGCTTTCATTTTAGGTGAGCGACTACCCGATCTATTTACAGGAGAAGTGACTTTTTCCAGTACCACTTTGTATCAGGAAAAAGAAAGGCAAGGAAATGTGTTGATCTTAACAGAAGAATTTGCTCCGAGCGAGACAGATTTAAATGCAATACATGAACGACTGGAACAAGGTCATTCTGTATTGATCGCAGCAACCCAATTCTCAGGGCGTATGCAGGATAGCCTTAATGTGAGGACCAACGTCAAGGGGCAGCGATTGATTCCAATCTATTCCGATACATTGGAACTGCATTTCAATGACGAGAGTCATGGTTATAGCTCGGCCCTGGTTTATGGGGAATTTACGAGGCTGGGAGAGGATTGGGAAACGTTAGCCAAAGCCGGTCGACCAGTATTAATCCGAAGGAACATCGGAAATGGACAGTTGATCTTGTGCTCGGCTCCCTTATTGTTTAGCAACTATGGGATGTTACAGAATTCAGCATTTGCAGCATTTGCCTTAAGTCAATTGGATGAGCGTGGTGTACACTATACGCAGTATTATCATGCCGGAAGAAGAGAAAATACATCGCCATTCCGATATGTTTTGACAGAGCGGGCGCTTACCTGGGCCTTGTACCTGACGCTGGTGACTTTGATATGTTTTTTGATCATCAATAGCCGTAGAAAACAGCGGCCTACTCCTGTGCTTGCTCCTCCGGAAAATACCACCGTGCATTTCATCAAGACCATGGGAGCATTGTTTTTTCGGGAAAAAAAGCATGCGAAAGCTGCTCAAAAATTGGCGGCCTATTTCTTTCTGGACCTGCAAAAGCGCTATTTTGTTAAACCCGCTTTTACGGAAAAATATTATCAATTCATCACATCCAAGACGGGATTGGACAAAGCAGAAGTAATCAGGACTTTTGAGCAGATTGAGGCTTTACCCAAGACAACTTATATGGCCAGTGAAGACCTTAGAAATTTTCAGGACCGATTGCGGAAATTTAATTATCAACGTTGA